From the genome of Scytonema hofmannii PCC 7110, one region includes:
- a CDS encoding PfaB family protein, translating to MVKLAIVGMETFFGTCYGLDNFQHSVYEANQNFTPVPYTRVQDIQSTHQTEQISLGAYIQDFEIDTFYFKIPPNDLDKYDPQQLLLLKVIDNALRDADLDEKGKLLQNIAIVTVLKDGPVLEIASGSDSSDKSLLKQQRNIVYSKISSLWNVSGPNFSVCVEENSVFDALEIAKRLLTNGSADTVVVGAVNLANDSALWHDRLTSMGTGTPTLSYDRNANGSVLGEGAGAIVLKRYQKAQQDCDRIYAVIDSVIVTHKASVTPSESVRQCCFRAFDEADVEPTEIGYLEVFSSGIEEQDEAEINGLLQAYHVPGAELSCAIGSVKSNIGNTYVASGIASLIKTALCLYHRYIPATPQWSGLKKPEIWQNSPFYVPTESTPWLLTEKQTKRVAAINSLDKNSNFSHAILSEDPSQENRSNKSLQESDCYLCPIAANEISALLEQLDALEQTIKNSFSLSATASEIWSAFQKNSQATYALAIVGHNKKELLREIERGRKGIPDAFARGKEWKSPLGSYFTSKPLGKKGTVAFVYPGAFNSYIGMGRKLFHLFPKTCDRIPSFVSDQSQFFRDKQLYPRSLHPLSKRQLEELETQFLSDTLGLQVSGTGFSWLWTFIMKEYFQVQPQAAFGYSMGEGSMLYALDVWVNAKDVSKFVHSSPVFQTRLAGPKTILHDFWSISQANVGEDLWHTYVLMAPASTVRKCLEQESQVFLTNINTPTEVVIGGEPQACLRVIQALNCESFRAPADMVLHCEPTISEYGELVKLNTTDVNHVKNIKFYSTAHYDPLRLEKESLAHSISQGFSRLVDFPRLVNRVYEDGARIFIELGPGNTCSRWISENLQQKEHITMSVNRRGVDDCTAIVRVLAQLLSHRVSMDLSPLYSPIPESVQTKKTLIKTVTLPPTPNSPLPTPNSPLPILNETQVLEFAQGQVSRALGKDFESIDPYAKRVRLPCPPYLFVSRVTKLEGQRGEYDTGFIQTEYDVPQNAWYSVDGQIPLGIYEEAGQGILLLLGYLGTDFESQGQRSFRLLDLTAKFLCEPPQEIKTLRYDIKIDSYVRTTSNLIVFFQAECFVGEKPIIKISGGCAGLFSEEELAQGQGIIVSDREEKARSRIQKKTFQPLLLCQKSTFEKEDLLHLSQGDLATCFGDNYEQNGLNPSLRLPSKMLTMVDRVVSVDPKGGVTGLGLVMAEKIVEPNDWYFLCHFKNDPTMPGSLMIEGSSQLLQFYTLFLGLQQCTSNARFQPIPQRPQVSRFRGQVTPTSGKLIYRLEVMEIGLSPTPYIICNVDIIFGDKTIATAQNLGWQLSEKPEQPLLTQPNLLQKPVLFNESQVQELTKGAVASCLGPEYHIYDNRRSVCLPNRDLCLVSRIVEFEGKRHDLTKTANLVTEYDVSPDAWFFRHNSYPYLPYCTYIEIAGQPCIFLGVYLGAPLLLPEENLHFRNLDGKGTILKDVDVRGKTITDKVHIKSSTVVQGAIIQKFDFQLLCDGEVFYQSEMVFGYFSDQMLANQVGLDSGKIVRPWYEDKKNLSAIVIDLKNPVHQEKFYQVPLSQPYYHLAHSQLNFLNEVLIVEAGGKYQQGYIYSSKDISPTDWYFPYHFHQDPVMPGSLGIEAIMQAMQVYALQLDLGRQFKSPRFGQVLNHEMTWKYRGQITPENRKMYLEVHISKIDVKNEQAIVVGDASLWKDNMRIYEVKNVAISLSESDMAF from the coding sequence ATGGTTAAGCTTGCAATTGTTGGCATGGAAACTTTTTTCGGAACGTGTTATGGATTGGATAACTTTCAGCATAGTGTTTATGAGGCAAATCAAAATTTTACTCCTGTTCCTTATACACGAGTTCAAGACATACAATCAACGCACCAAACCGAGCAAATCTCATTGGGAGCCTACATTCAAGACTTTGAAATCGATACCTTTTATTTCAAAATTCCACCTAATGATTTAGATAAATATGACCCCCAGCAGCTGTTACTGTTGAAGGTGATTGACAATGCTTTGAGGGATGCTGATTTAGATGAAAAGGGTAAATTACTGCAAAATATTGCTATTGTTACAGTCCTAAAAGATGGACCTGTTCTAGAAATTGCGTCTGGCTCTGATTCTAGTGACAAAAGCTTGCTCAAACAGCAAAGAAATATTGTTTATAGTAAAATTTCTAGTCTGTGGAATGTTTCAGGACCTAATTTCAGTGTATGTGTTGAAGAAAATTCCGTCTTTGATGCTCTGGAAATAGCAAAAAGACTTTTGACAAATGGTTCTGCGGATACTGTTGTTGTGGGTGCTGTGAACTTGGCAAATGACTCGGCTTTGTGGCACGATCGCTTAACAAGTATGGGTACTGGTACGCCAACTTTGAGTTATGACCGCAATGCTAATGGTTCGGTGTTGGGGGAAGGTGCTGGAGCGATCGTTTTAAAGCGCTACCAAAAGGCTCAGCAAGATTGCGATCGCATCTACGCTGTCATTGACTCTGTTATTGTCACCCATAAAGCTTCGGTTACCCCTAGTGAATCCGTCCGCCAATGCTGCTTCAGGGCTTTTGATGAAGCAGATGTGGAACCAACAGAGATTGGTTATCTGGAAGTTTTTAGCAGTGGGATTGAAGAGCAAGATGAGGCTGAAATTAATGGCTTACTCCAAGCGTATCATGTTCCTGGTGCAGAATTAAGTTGTGCAATCGGCAGTGTTAAATCCAACATAGGAAACACTTATGTTGCTTCTGGTATTGCTAGCTTAATCAAAACTGCTCTCTGTCTTTATCATCGCTATATTCCTGCAACTCCGCAATGGTCGGGTCTCAAAAAACCAGAGATTTGGCAAAACAGCCCTTTCTATGTCCCCACGGAGTCAACACCTTGGTTGTTGACAGAAAAACAAACAAAAAGGGTAGCTGCAATTAATAGTTTAGATAAAAACTCTAATTTTTCACACGCGATCCTCTCAGAAGACCCAAGTCAAGAAAACCGTAGCAATAAATCTTTACAAGAAAGCGATTGTTATCTTTGTCCCATTGCAGCAAACGAGATATCGGCTTTACTCGAGCAACTTGATGCATTAGAACAGACGATTAAAAACAGTTTCTCTTTATCTGCGACAGCTAGCGAAATATGGAGCGCTTTTCAAAAAAATTCCCAAGCTACCTATGCTTTAGCAATTGTGGGACATAACAAAAAGGAATTGCTGCGGGAAATCGAGCGCGGACGAAAGGGGATACCAGATGCGTTTGCTCGAGGTAAAGAGTGGAAAAGTCCTTTAGGGAGTTATTTTACTTCTAAGCCTTTGGGTAAAAAGGGTACTGTCGCCTTTGTTTATCCAGGTGCTTTTAATTCCTATATTGGGATGGGTCGAAAACTTTTCCACTTGTTTCCTAAAACTTGCGATCGCATTCCCAGTTTTGTCAGCGATCAAAGCCAATTTTTTAGAGATAAACAGCTTTATCCCAGAAGTTTACATCCGTTGTCCAAACGACAACTCGAAGAACTCGAAACACAATTCCTCAGCGATACCTTAGGATTACAAGTCTCCGGAACGGGTTTTAGCTGGCTGTGGACGTTCATCATGAAAGAATATTTCCAAGTGCAACCTCAAGCAGCATTTGGATATAGTATGGGCGAAGGCAGTATGCTGTATGCCTTAGACGTTTGGGTCAATGCTAAAGATGTGAGTAAGTTCGTACATTCGTCTCCAGTTTTCCAAACGCGGTTAGCAGGTCCTAAAACTATACTTCATGATTTTTGGAGCATATCCCAAGCCAATGTTGGCGAAGATTTATGGCATACTTATGTTCTTATGGCTCCAGCGTCTACAGTCAGGAAGTGCTTGGAACAAGAAAGTCAAGTTTTCTTGACAAATATTAACACACCAACAGAAGTTGTAATTGGTGGAGAACCTCAAGCGTGTCTGAGGGTGATTCAAGCGTTGAATTGTGAGTCCTTCCGCGCACCTGCTGACATGGTGTTGCATTGCGAACCAACAATTTCGGAATATGGTGAGTTAGTGAAACTGAACACCACAGATGTAAATCATGTAAAGAATATCAAATTTTATTCTACAGCTCATTACGACCCGCTACGTCTTGAGAAAGAGTCCCTAGCGCATAGCATTAGTCAAGGATTCTCCAGGCTTGTTGATTTTCCCCGACTTGTGAACCGAGTGTATGAAGATGGAGCGAGAATATTTATTGAGTTAGGACCGGGTAATACCTGTTCTCGGTGGATTTCTGAAAACCTTCAACAGAAAGAACATATAACGATGTCCGTAAATCGCCGGGGAGTCGATGATTGCACTGCGATCGTCAGAGTCTTAGCCCAACTTCTCAGCCACCGGGTTTCTATGGATTTATCACCACTGTACTCCCCAATACCGGAGAGTGTTCAGACAAAGAAAACTCTGATTAAAACTGTTACCCTACCCCCCACTCCCAATTCCCCACTCCCCACTCCCAACTCCCCACTCCCCATTCTTAATGAAACTCAAGTACTAGAGTTTGCACAAGGACAAGTTTCACGCGCACTTGGTAAAGACTTTGAAAGTATCGATCCTTACGCCAAAAGAGTCCGCCTTCCGTGTCCTCCTTATTTGTTTGTCAGCAGAGTTACCAAACTTGAAGGTCAAAGAGGCGAGTATGACACTGGGTTTATACAAACTGAGTATGATGTTCCTCAAAATGCTTGGTATTCCGTTGACGGTCAAATTCCCTTGGGAATCTATGAAGAAGCAGGACAGGGAATTTTACTTTTACTTGGTTATTTGGGAACTGACTTTGAGAGTCAAGGACAAAGATCATTTCGCTTATTAGATCTTACCGCCAAATTTCTTTGCGAGCCACCTCAAGAAATCAAAACACTCCGTTATGATATCAAAATTGATTCTTATGTAAGGACGACCAGCAACTTAATTGTCTTTTTTCAAGCAGAGTGTTTCGTTGGGGAAAAACCGATTATCAAAATCTCTGGAGGCTGTGCTGGGCTATTTTCTGAGGAAGAACTCGCCCAAGGTCAAGGGATTATTGTCAGCGATCGCGAAGAGAAAGCAAGAAGTCGCATTCAAAAGAAGACATTTCAACCCTTACTGTTGTGTCAAAAATCTACTTTTGAGAAAGAAGACTTACTTCACTTAAGCCAGGGCGATCTTGCGACTTGCTTTGGAGATAATTACGAACAAAATGGCTTAAATCCGTCACTCCGGTTACCCTCAAAGATGCTGACAATGGTCGATCGCGTGGTATCTGTCGATCCTAAAGGAGGAGTTACAGGATTAGGTCTAGTCATGGCTGAAAAAATTGTAGAGCCAAATGACTGGTATTTTCTCTGTCACTTCAAAAACGATCCTACTATGCCTGGTAGTCTCATGATTGAAGGAAGTTCCCAGTTATTACAATTTTACACTCTTTTCCTGGGACTACAACAGTGTACTTCAAATGCTAGGTTTCAGCCAATTCCCCAACGTCCTCAAGTGTCACGTTTTCGCGGACAAGTGACTCCGACTTCCGGAAAATTGATCTACCGATTGGAAGTTATGGAAATCGGTCTGTCCCCAACACCTTACATTATATGTAATGTCGATATTATCTTTGGAGACAAAACAATTGCGACTGCTCAAAACTTGGGATGGCAATTATCTGAAAAGCCAGAACAACCCTTATTAACACAACCAAATTTGCTTCAAAAACCAGTTTTATTTAATGAATCGCAAGTTCAAGAACTGACTAAAGGCGCTGTTGCTAGCTGTCTGGGTCCAGAATACCACATTTATGACAATCGTCGTTCGGTGTGTCTGCCAAATAGAGATTTATGCTTGGTCAGTCGTATTGTAGAATTTGAAGGTAAACGACACGATTTGACAAAAACTGCCAATCTGGTCACAGAATACGATGTTTCTCCAGACGCCTGGTTTTTCCGTCATAATTCTTATCCTTATTTACCCTACTGTACGTATATTGAAATAGCCGGTCAGCCTTGTATTTTCTTGGGCGTTTACCTAGGAGCACCTCTATTATTACCAGAAGAAAACCTTCATTTTCGCAACCTTGATGGTAAAGGTACAATTCTCAAAGATGTAGATGTCCGTGGTAAAACTATTACCGACAAGGTACACATAAAATCATCAACTGTAGTCCAAGGAGCAATTATTCAAAAATTTGATTTTCAATTATTGTGTGATGGCGAAGTTTTTTATCAAAGTGAGATGGTATTTGGTTATTTTAGCGACCAAATGCTAGCGAATCAAGTAGGATTGGATAGCGGAAAAATTGTACGTCCTTGGTATGAAGACAAGAAGAACTTATCAGCGATCGTGATCGATCTCAAAAATCCCGTCCATCAAGAGAAATTTTATCAAGTACCACTGAGCCAACCATACTACCATTTAGCTCACAGTCAGTTAAACTTTCTCAATGAAGTTTTGATTGTTGAAGCAGGTGGAAAATATCAACAAGGCTACATTTATAGCAGTAAAGATATTAGCCCAACAGACTGGTATTTCCCCTATCATTTTCATCAAGACCCAGTTATGCCAGGATCGTTAGGTATTGAAGCTATTATGCAAGCCATGCAAGTTTATGCATTACAACTTGACTTGGGAAGACAGTTTAAATCTCCTCGATTTGGACAAGTCCTTAACCATGAGATGACCTGGAAGTATCGCGGTCAAATTACTCCTGAAAATCGCAAAATGTATCTTGAGGTTCATATTTCAAAAATTGATGTTAAAAACGAACAAGCGATCGTTGTTGGTGATGCAAGTTTGTGGAAAGACAATATGAGAATTTACGAAGTAAAAAATGTAGCAATTTCTTTATCTGAATCCGATATGGCTTTTTAA
- a CDS encoding PfaD family polyunsaturated fatty acid/polyketide biosynthesis protein: MLTNGNGKKAQNLSTSLLEGGGDATNYFNSTNKAWKGYLDLISFDEVGIKARLLNLHQPCYILKDRERIGIANHGSSYNFDNSQGGLIEILMVAPPMLPQQLGDRDFLNFHGVKYAYAAGAMAGGIASAELVIALGKAGFLASFGAAGLVPARVEAAIQQIQQALPNRPYAFNLIHSPSEEALERRAVDLYLKYGVKTVEASAFMDLTPHIVRYRAAGLSVNALGQIEIKNKIIAKISRPEVASQFLQPAPAKILKQLVEEQLITELQANLAQKVPMADDITVEADSGGHTDNRPLVCLLPSIISLRDRMQQKYCYERRVRVGAGGGIGTPESALAAFMMGASYIVTGSVNQACVEAGTSAHTKRLLAQAGIADVIMAPCADMFELGVKVQLLKRGTLFPMRAQKLHDLYKNYNSIDEIPTTERQKLEEQVFGKPLETVWQETVSFFTERDPEQIARADNNPKRKMALIFRWYLGLSSRWASSGEKNREMDYQIWCGPAIGAFNEWVQGTYLAPPEARHVADVAYHIMTGAAYLYRLQNLKLQGLQLPAHFSYYHPICGE; the protein is encoded by the coding sequence ATGTTAACGAATGGTAATGGAAAAAAAGCACAAAATCTGTCTACATCTCTTCTAGAGGGTGGCGGTGATGCGACAAATTATTTCAACAGTACAAACAAAGCTTGGAAAGGTTATTTAGACTTAATTTCCTTTGATGAAGTTGGAATCAAAGCACGACTGCTGAATTTGCACCAACCTTGTTATATCCTTAAAGATAGAGAGAGAATTGGTATTGCTAACCATGGTTCTTCCTACAACTTTGACAACAGCCAAGGCGGGTTGATAGAGATTTTGATGGTAGCGCCACCAATGCTACCTCAACAGTTAGGCGATCGCGACTTCTTAAATTTTCATGGCGTCAAGTACGCCTATGCTGCTGGTGCGATGGCTGGTGGTATTGCGTCAGCAGAATTAGTCATTGCTCTGGGAAAAGCAGGCTTTCTGGCTAGTTTTGGTGCTGCGGGCTTAGTTCCTGCTCGAGTTGAAGCAGCCATTCAGCAAATCCAGCAAGCCCTTCCCAATAGACCTTACGCATTTAACCTCATTCACAGTCCTAGTGAAGAAGCTTTAGAACGGCGAGCGGTAGATTTGTACCTAAAATATGGTGTAAAAACTGTAGAAGCTTCTGCATTTATGGATTTAACACCCCATATTGTTCGTTACCGAGCTGCGGGTTTAAGTGTCAATGCACTCGGTCAAATTGAGATAAAAAACAAAATTATTGCTAAAATTTCCCGCCCAGAAGTCGCATCGCAATTTTTACAACCAGCGCCTGCAAAAATTCTCAAACAGTTAGTTGAAGAACAACTGATTACAGAGTTACAAGCCAATCTAGCTCAAAAAGTTCCTATGGCGGATGACATCACGGTAGAAGCCGATTCAGGCGGTCATACAGATAACCGTCCGTTAGTGTGTCTGCTTCCTTCCATCATCTCCTTACGCGATCGGATGCAACAAAAGTACTGCTACGAAAGACGGGTGAGAGTTGGCGCAGGAGGAGGTATTGGAACACCAGAATCAGCATTAGCCGCCTTTATGATGGGAGCTAGTTACATAGTGACAGGGTCTGTCAATCAAGCCTGTGTGGAAGCCGGTACCTCTGCTCATACAAAACGTTTATTAGCCCAAGCTGGAATAGCAGACGTTATTATGGCTCCATGCGCCGATATGTTTGAATTAGGAGTAAAGGTACAACTACTCAAGCGCGGGACTCTTTTCCCGATGCGAGCACAAAAATTGCACGATCTTTATAAAAACTATAACTCCATCGACGAAATTCCCACCACAGAAAGACAAAAATTAGAAGAACAAGTCTTTGGAAAACCTTTAGAAACAGTTTGGCAAGAAACAGTGAGCTTCTTCACCGAACGAGATCCAGAGCAAATTGCTAGAGCGGACAACAATCCCAAACGGAAAATGGCCCTAATTTTCCGGTGGTATCTAGGACTCTCCTCACGCTGGGCTAGTTCCGGCGAAAAAAACCGAGAGATGGATTACCAAATTTGGTGCGGACCTGCGATCGGTGCTTTTAATGAATGGGTACAAGGAACTTACCTAGCCCCCCCAGAAGCGCGACACGTAGCAGACGTTGCTTATCATATAATGACCGGAGCCGCCTACTTATATCGGTTGCAAAACTTAAAACTGCAAGGCTTGCAATTACCAGCCCACTTTAGTTATTACCATCCAATTTGTGGGGAGTAG
- a CDS encoding acyl carrier protein, producing MAISNKQSQTAETIQSWLINEFAERLELSQDEIDVNEPFDNYDLTSAETMILLGKLEKWLGIKLNPTLIFNYPTIAELGDRLAE from the coding sequence ATGGCTATTTCAAATAAGCAGTCTCAAACAGCAGAAACCATTCAATCTTGGTTAATCAATGAGTTTGCTGAAAGACTTGAACTTTCGCAAGATGAAATCGACGTGAATGAACCATTCGATAACTACGACCTGACTTCTGCTGAGACAATGATTCTACTTGGAAAACTAGAAAAATGGTTGGGAATCAAACTGAACCCCACCCTGATCTTCAACTATCCAACTATTGCAGAACTTGGCGATCGCTTGGCTGAGTAA
- a CDS encoding type I polyketide synthase: MDADKKDNENGRLKMEPIAIIGISCRFPGADNPEAFWQLLRDGVDAITEIPSNRWDIRQFYDQDPEVSGKMNSRCGGFLQQVDQFDPQFFGISPREAVSMDPQQRLLLEVAWEALEDAGQVQEQLSGSQTGVFVGISTNDYTLIQGEEYSQRPQGYDLTGNVLSIAAGRISYQFNLKGPSMAIDTACSSSLVAVHLACQNLWNGDATMALAGGVNVIVSPTGNVGLTKLKALSPDGRCKTFDAGANGYVRSEGVGFVILKPLSKALADKDRIYALIRGSAINHDGRSKGLTVPFGPAQEALIRKALEKGGVAPADVSYVELHGTGTPLGDPIEAIALGSVLAQDRSPNNYCTVGSVKSNIGHLEAASGIAGLIKVALSLKNKQIPPNLHFHNPNPYIPFETLPIRISQALTPWSTSTPAFAGISSFGFAGTNAHVVLEEAPPSPPP, translated from the coding sequence ATGGACGCAGATAAAAAAGATAATGAAAATGGTAGATTAAAAATGGAACCAATTGCAATTATAGGTATTAGCTGCCGATTTCCGGGAGCAGATAATCCAGAAGCTTTTTGGCAACTCCTGCGTGATGGAGTCGATGCTATTACAGAAATACCCTCCAATCGCTGGGATATCCGGCAATTTTACGACCAAGATCCAGAAGTTTCTGGTAAGATGAATTCTCGCTGCGGTGGCTTTTTGCAGCAAGTAGACCAGTTTGACCCTCAGTTTTTTGGCATTTCACCGCGAGAAGCGGTTTCTATGGACCCCCAACAACGACTCTTGCTAGAGGTGGCTTGGGAGGCGTTGGAAGATGCGGGACAGGTACAGGAACAGTTGTCTGGTTCGCAAACTGGTGTGTTTGTTGGTATTTCTACGAATGATTATACTTTGATTCAGGGGGAGGAATATTCTCAGCGACCTCAGGGTTACGATTTAACTGGTAATGTATTGAGCATTGCGGCTGGTCGGATTTCTTATCAGTTTAATTTGAAGGGACCGAGCATGGCAATTGACACTGCTTGTTCTTCTTCACTGGTTGCTGTTCACCTCGCTTGTCAAAATCTCTGGAATGGAGATGCGACCATGGCTTTGGCTGGAGGGGTGAACGTTATTGTTTCGCCTACGGGTAATGTTGGTCTGACTAAACTGAAGGCTTTGTCTCCTGATGGGCGCTGCAAAACTTTTGATGCGGGTGCTAACGGTTATGTTCGGAGTGAGGGAGTTGGTTTTGTTATTCTTAAACCCTTATCAAAAGCTTTGGCGGATAAAGACCGGATTTATGCGCTGATTCGAGGGAGTGCTATTAATCATGATGGTCGTAGCAAGGGATTGACTGTACCTTTCGGTCCCGCTCAAGAAGCACTCATTCGTAAAGCATTGGAGAAAGGCGGGGTAGCACCTGCTGACGTTAGTTACGTCGAATTGCATGGTACGGGAACTCCTTTAGGGGATCCAATTGAAGCGATCGCACTGGGAAGCGTGCTTGCTCAAGACCGTTCTCCCAATAACTACTGTACTGTAGGTTCTGTTAAAAGCAATATTGGGCATTTAGAAGCCGCTTCTGGGATCGCTGGTTTAATTAAAGTTGCATTATCCCTCAAGAACAAACAGATACCACCAAATCTGCATTTTCACAACCCCAATCCCTACATTCCTTTTGAAACCCTACCAATACGCATATCGCAAGCTTTAACACCTTGGTCTACATCAACCCCAGCCTTTGCTGGTATTAGCTCTTTTGGTTTTGCTGGAACCAATGCTCATGTTGTCCTAGAAGAAGCACCCCCCTCCCCCCCTCCCC